The genomic interval TGGCGGGCAGGACTGGCCTGCTCTTCGGCCCCATGCTACAACACCCGTGTGACCGGCACCGCGGAGGGCCGGCCAGGACGACCAATGAACGCAACGCTTCGCCTGATCCAACCCTTCCTGTACGGCGGCATTGCTGCGGCAGGACTCTTCGTCGGCGCCCTCCGGGCGGCGGACACCGTACCGGACAAGGCGGGCGCCGGACCCGTTCCGGTCGTTCCTTGGAACGGAACCAACACCATCGTCAAAACCGATGCCGAATGGAAAAAGGAGCTGACGCCGGAGCAGTTCCGGATCCTCCGGAGCCACGGCACAGAACGGGCGTTCACCGGGCCGTTCTGGGACAACCATGCCGCCGGGATGTACCGCTGTGCGGGGTGCGGACTCGACCTGTTCGCCTCGGACACCAAGTTCGACTCGGGCACCGGGTGGCCCAGTTTCTGGGCGCCGGCGGCTCCGTCCCATGTCGGCACCTCCGAGGATCGCCGCCTCTTCATGAAGCGCACGGAGGTGCACTGCGCGCGGTGTGCGGGACATCTGGGCCATGTGTTCGATGACGGTCCGAAGCCGACCGGCCTCCGGTACTGCATCAACGGGTACGCCCTGAAGTTCGTGCCGCTCGCCGATCTTGCGCCGCCGTCCGGGACTCCGCCGGCGAGTCGTTGATACGGTGGCGCAATCCCTGTGAATTCCGCCGCCAGTGCCACCGCAGCCTGGGCTCACTGGGGGCTGGTGTATTCGATCTCCGAGTGGGTGATCCGGATCGCGATGCTCGGCTACGTGCCGCAGCGACGGACCCCGGCGGCGGCGCGGACCTGGCTCCTGTTGATCTTCTTTTTTCCTTGGGGCGGCCTGGCGCTCTACCTCGTGCTGGGCCGGCTGCACCTGCCCAAACGCCGGCGCCGGTTGCTGGAGGAATTGTCCGGGCGCGTCCGGGAGGCCGCCCGGCAACTGCCTCCGGGGATCCGCACCCCGCCCGAAGCCCTGCCTCCCCAGTCTGCCGACGCCGCCCGGCTCGCGGAAAACCTGACCGCCTTTCCCATGCTGGCGGGGAACCAGATCGAGTTGCTGGGGGACTATGTGGGCTCGCTCGAACGGCTGGCCGCCGACATGGATGCCGCCCGCGACCGCATTCACCTGCTGTATTACATCTACGGCGACGATTCCGTGGCCGCGATCGTCACCCGGGCTCTGGAGCGTGCCGCCGACCGCGGGGTGTCGTGCCGGATGCTTCTGGACGGTGTCGGCTCGAAGGCCGCCCTGAAATCCCTGGCGCCCCGGCTCCGCGACCGGGGCATCACCGTCACGGAATTGTTGCCCGTCCGGTTCTTTCATCACCGGGGCGCGAGGGCGGACATCCGCAATCATCGAAAGATCGCGGTCGTGGACGGACGGATCGGATACATCGGATCCCAGAACGTGGTCGCCCCAAAC from Verrucomicrobiia bacterium carries:
- the msrB gene encoding peptide-methionine (R)-S-oxide reductase MsrB; this translates as MNATLRLIQPFLYGGIAAAGLFVGALRAADTVPDKAGAGPVPVVPWNGTNTIVKTDAEWKKELTPEQFRILRSHGTERAFTGPFWDNHAAGMYRCAGCGLDLFASDTKFDSGTGWPSFWAPAAPSHVGTSEDRRLFMKRTEVHCARCAGHLGHVFDDGPKPTGLRYCINGYALKFVPLADLAPPSGTPPASR